From Moraxella sp. K1664, one genomic window encodes:
- a CDS encoding nucleotidyltransferase domain-containing protein, whose protein sequence is MITIDYLKSNNLILLECISGSRAYGLDTPSSDTDIKGVFYLPKPYYYGLHDDYVPQVSNDTNDVVYYELGRFVDLLLQNNPNIMELLATPSDKILYKHPIMDKFNPDWFISKLCQKTFAGFAVSQIKKSRGLNKKIVNPMSKDKKSLLEFCVVFDNQKSVDLIDWLDNHNLTQSQIGLSKMPHASHMYAMFVGDYRGIIHDDSHDVLLSSIPKDVSPIAYLSFNQMGYSKYCQDYKEYWEWVEKRNHERYESTANHGKGYDAKNIMHTFRLLYTALDIAKLGKVIVERNNRDELLAIKSGQFDYDELLQKADELIKDVELTFEQSDLPEIPEHYLAIKTLIEIREQLYG, encoded by the coding sequence ATGATAACCATTGATTACCTAAAATCTAATAACCTGATTTTATTAGAATGTATCTCGGGCAGTCGTGCTTATGGATTAGATACGCCGTCATCAGATACGGATATTAAAGGCGTGTTTTATTTGCCCAAGCCCTATTATTACGGTTTGCACGATGATTATGTGCCACAGGTGAGTAACGACACCAATGACGTGGTGTATTATGAGCTTGGGCGATTTGTAGATTTATTATTACAAAATAATCCCAATATTATGGAACTCCTTGCCACGCCAAGCGATAAGATATTATATAAGCACCCTATTATGGATAAGTTTAATCCTGATTGGTTTATTTCCAAATTATGCCAAAAAACCTTTGCAGGATTTGCCGTGAGCCAAATTAAAAAATCTCGTGGCTTAAATAAAAAAATCGTCAATCCGATGAGTAAAGACAAAAAGAGCCTATTGGAATTTTGTGTGGTATTTGACAATCAAAAAAGCGTGGATTTGATAGATTGGCTAGATAATCATAATCTTACCCAATCGCAAATCGGCTTATCCAAAATGCCCCACGCCAGTCATATGTATGCGATGTTTGTCGGCGACTATCGGGGGATTATTCACGATGACAGCCATGATGTGCTATTAAGTTCTATTCCCAAAGATGTATCGCCCATTGCTTATTTGTCATTTAATCAAATGGGATATAGCAAATATTGCCAAGATTATAAAGAGTATTGGGAATGGGTAGAAAAACGTAATCATGAGCGTTATGAGTCCACCGCCAATCATGGCAAAGGCTATGATGCCAAAAATATCATGCACACTTTTCGGCTGTTATATACTGCCTTAGATATTGCCAAATTAGGCAAAGTGATTGTGGAGCGTAATAATCGTGATGAGCTACTTGCAATTAAATCAGGGCAATTTGATTATGATGAGTTATTACAAAAAGCAGATGAGTTAATAAAAGACGTGGAATTGACATTTGAGCAAAGTGATTTACCAGAAATCCCCGAACATTATTTGGCAATAAAAACGTTAATTGAAATACGAGAGCAATTATATGGTTAA
- a CDS encoding PspA/IM30 family protein, with translation MSETLSYRVGRLVSGGFHAMLDKAEDLAPMVAFNENLRELDKAIDEVRGELGKVVAQKHLASKKLNDENTRHESLNDSIMTAVNVGRDDLAQVGIAEQMDIEARIPVLENTIADCTDKEKELEGFIIALQAKRREISLAIEQYQQTVATSGANGQTAGASSLDKIAQRADKASNAFDRTMSRQTGMAHNTSGNGNAQGLKELEELSRNNRIAERLAQLKMK, from the coding sequence ATGAGCGAAACCCTATCCTACCGTGTCGGTCGCCTAGTCAGTGGCGGATTTCATGCCATGCTAGACAAAGCCGAAGACTTAGCCCCAATGGTCGCCTTTAACGAAAACTTGCGTGAGCTTGATAAGGCGATTGATGAAGTACGTGGCGAGCTTGGCAAAGTGGTCGCCCAAAAACACCTAGCCAGCAAAAAACTGAACGACGAAAACACCCGCCACGAGAGCCTAAACGACAGTATCATGACGGCGGTCAATGTGGGGCGAGATGACTTGGCACAGGTGGGCATTGCTGAGCAAATGGACATTGAGGCACGCATTCCTGTGCTTGAAAACACCATTGCCGACTGCACCGACAAAGAAAAAGAGCTAGAAGGCTTTATCATCGCCTTGCAAGCCAAACGCCGTGAGATAAGCCTAGCCATTGAGCAATACCAGCAGACCGTAGCGACAAGCGGTGCAAATGGGCAGACGGCTGGTGCAAGCAGTCTTGATAAAATCGCCCAACGAGCCGACAAAGCGTCCAATGCTTTTGACCGCACCATGAGCCGTCAAACAGGCATGGCACATAACACAAGCGGTAATGGCAATGCCCAAGGGCTAAAAGAGCTTGAAGAGCTATCTAGAAATAATCGTATTGCCGAGCGGTTGGCACAATTAAAAATGAAATAG
- a CDS encoding 2Fe-2S iron-sulfur cluster-binding protein: protein MPWIFTDEMRFYLHEGESLLDGMLRTEHKDVRYMCRQGFCGACKMRVKGATDAPKAKQIPLAHLDDDEVLACCCVPTGTMVVSYDTDKPNKSSKAWQHQRTDGTWHLQKTSIISRQIFYKIDG from the coding sequence ATGCCGTGGATTTTTACAGACGAAATGCGGTTTTATCTGCATGAAGGCGAGAGCTTGCTTGATGGCATGTTACGCACCGAACATAAAGACGTGCGTTATATGTGTCGTCAGGGTTTTTGTGGGGCGTGTAAAATGCGTGTCAAAGGGGCAACAGACGCCCCCAAAGCCAAACAAATCCCACTGGCACACCTAGATGATGATGAAGTTCTGGCATGCTGTTGTGTGCCGACAGGGACGATGGTGGTCAGCTACGATACGGACAAACCAAACAAGTCAAGCAAAGCATGGCAACATCAGCGTACAGATGGGACGTGGCATTTACAAAAAACATCTATCATAAGCCGTCAGATTTTTTATAAAATAGACGGATGA
- a CDS encoding DKNYY domain-containing protein has translation MWTLLKNLPNQTIKDKTMNIVYWEIKDDKVYHQGRLHKNADVDSFEVFINPTVQYDKHGTILSPFFSRDKTHIYWAWRKTKLDRETFEILGYGYIKDKNAIYFKYESSIKPVKNHDFKSFVVLDNGYAYDDYQAYYYARVLKKCQNPKSLKPLGFCFAKDNQFVYWQGKEFKNIDINTVQIMPCSKFNFIKDDKYIYYISNKITRSDNPNWEHLHGYYSKDENFVYHMDKILPNENPNDWDKQKAKSSPY, from the coding sequence ATGTGGACATTATTAAAAAATTTACCCAATCAAACAATTAAAGACAAAACAATGAATATTGTTTATTGGGAAATTAAAGACGACAAAGTATATCATCAAGGCAGACTTCACAAAAATGCCGATGTAGATAGTTTTGAAGTTTTTATCAATCCAACTGTTCAATATGATAAGCATGGCACGATTTTATCGCCATTTTTTAGTCGTGATAAAACGCATATTTATTGGGCTTGGAGAAAAACCAAATTAGACCGAGAAACATTTGAAATATTAGGCTATGGATATATTAAAGATAAAAATGCCATTTATTTTAAATATGAAAGTAGCATTAAGCCTGTTAAAAATCACGATTTTAAAAGTTTTGTGGTATTAGATAATGGCTATGCGTATGATGATTATCAAGCCTATTATTATGCTCGTGTTTTAAAAAAATGCCAAAATCCAAAATCATTAAAACCATTGGGATTTTGTTTTGCCAAAGACAATCAATTTGTTTATTGGCAAGGAAAAGAATTTAAAAATATTGACATAAATACCGTGCAAATCATGCCTTGTTCTAAATTTAATTTTATTAAAGATGATAAATACATTTATTATATTTCAAATAAAATAACAAGGTCGGATAACCCTAATTGGGAGCATTTGCACGGTTATTATTCAAAAGATGAAAACTTTGTTTATCATATGGATAAGATTTTGCCCAATGAAAATCCTAATGATTGGGATAAACAAAAAGCCAAATCATCGCCTTATTGA
- a CDS encoding HRDC domain-containing protein, whose protein sequence is MTDLKNPANFNFPHAHLSNDDQHALLDLPTQWVRTDDELYELIDEIDSVDVVALDTEFIKRDTYYPILALVQVNTGKGIYLVDAPRLDLTEFWQALCEVPSMVWYACGEDLGIFYLLANNPPLTNVFDVQIGVAYLTGKLQVGYSQAVSEILGVALDKGESQSNWLARPLTPEQELYAVNDVRYLLALHQAVVQALSDKQVLGYVNEDSTLYAKELYDTQHLSDDKLYLDHVAPTYTRQQLAVLRGLTMWRESLARAVNEPRSFIIGKQPLREIIESLPTNMKDLAYTTLNRSALRRYGAEIIRVIKEAKALPQADMPAKIPVYTSKAKPFRHALDEATDAQARLLNIPSNLLLKGRWINELMYHVYQGLPIDDTHALSGGLQGYRHAWVVGTVLPLLYEHEQSIRDGFDCGAKM, encoded by the coding sequence ATGACTGATTTAAAAAACCCTGCCAATTTTAACTTTCCCCACGCTCATCTCAGCAATGATGACCAGCACGCCCTGCTTGATTTACCAACCCAATGGGTGCGGACAGATGATGAGTTATATGAGCTGATTGATGAGATAGACAGCGTGGATGTGGTCGCTTTGGATACCGAGTTTATCAAGCGTGACACTTATTATCCGATATTGGCATTGGTGCAGGTCAATACCGGCAAAGGGATATACCTTGTGGACGCCCCACGTCTTGATTTGACCGAGTTTTGGCAAGCCCTGTGCGAAGTGCCGAGCATGGTGTGGTATGCGTGCGGAGAAGATTTGGGGATATTTTATCTGCTTGCCAATAATCCGCCCTTGACCAATGTCTTTGATGTACAAATTGGCGTGGCATACCTGACTGGCAAATTGCAAGTGGGTTATAGCCAAGCGGTCAGTGAAATTTTGGGTGTGGCACTAGATAAAGGCGAGAGTCAGTCTAATTGGCTTGCCAGACCACTCACGCCCGAGCAAGAACTGTACGCGGTCAATGACGTACGTTATCTGCTCGCCCTACATCAGGCGGTCGTGCAGGCACTTAGTGACAAACAGGTGTTAGGCTATGTCAATGAAGATAGCACGCTCTATGCCAAAGAGCTGTACGACACTCAGCACCTAAGCGATGATAAGCTCTATCTTGACCATGTTGCCCCGACCTACACCAGACAGCAACTGGCGGTACTGCGGGGCTTGACCATGTGGCGAGAGTCACTGGCTCGGGCGGTGAACGAGCCACGCAGTTTTATCATTGGTAAACAGCCGTTGCGTGAGATTATTGAGAGCCTGCCAACCAACATGAAAGATTTGGCATACACCACCCTAAACCGCTCCGCCCTACGCCGTTATGGTGCTGAGATAATCCGTGTCATCAAAGAAGCCAAAGCCCTGCCCCAAGCGGACATGCCTGCCAAAATCCCCGTTTATACCAGTAAAGCCAAGCCTTTTCGCCATGCCCTAGACGAAGCTACCGACGCCCAAGCTCGCCTGCTAAACATTCCTAGCAATCTCCTACTAAAAGGGCGTTGGATTAATGAGCTTATGTATCACGTCTATCAAGGTCTGCCCATCGATGACACGCACGCCTTATCGGGGGGCTTGCAAGGCTATCGGCATGCGTGGGTCGTTGGCACGGTACTGCCCCTACTTTATGAGCATGAACAGTCCATTCGTGATGGGTTTGATTGTGGTGCTAAGATGTAG
- a CDS encoding YqiJ family protein → MLDLIFAPQNFIFGVAITLMFLLFILEIVALMIGGANDWVDGFLPDSLTEAHAEIGIDSPSVDTGVFIRFLSWLYVGKIPLLMLMVVFLAVFGLTGFIFQSVVYSLLGFYLPKIIAVIVVWFLSLPIVRLSAKGLYKILPKDETTAIDSKELVGRVGVVVLGNATANQSAQVRVKDTHGQTHYVMAFADTDETLTQGETVLLVSQVGVNFRAIKNVNGVLVD, encoded by the coding sequence ATGCTTGATTTAATTTTTGCACCCCAAAACTTTATATTCGGTGTGGCAATTACACTGATGTTTTTGTTATTTATCCTAGAAATTGTGGCATTAATGATTGGTGGGGCAAATGATTGGGTGGACGGATTTTTGCCCGACAGTTTGACCGAAGCTCATGCCGAGATTGGCATTGACAGCCCGAGTGTGGATACGGGCGTATTTATCCGTTTTTTAAGCTGGCTATATGTTGGCAAAATACCGCTACTTATGCTTATGGTGGTGTTTTTGGCGGTATTTGGTTTGACGGGGTTTATTTTTCAGTCGGTGGTATATAGCTTATTGGGATTTTATTTACCAAAAATCATTGCCGTAATTGTGGTGTGGTTTTTAAGTTTGCCCATTGTCCGTTTATCTGCCAAAGGGCTATACAAAATCCTACCCAAAGATGAGACAACCGCCATTGACAGCAAAGAGCTGGTCGGGCGTGTGGGCGTGGTTGTACTGGGTAATGCCACCGCCAACCAATCCGCCCAAGTACGAGTTAAAGACACGCACGGGCAGACGCATTATGTCATGGCATTTGCCGATACCGATGAGACTCTAACGCAAGGCGAGACGGTACTATTGGTATCGCAGGTGGGTGTCAATTTTCGGGCGATAAAGAATGTGAATGGGGTGCTTGTTGATTGA
- a CDS encoding BCCT family transporter — protein MNKVAIGRLGIFPQVSIPVFLTSALLIVIFMIFGTLFSEMAGQLFNNAQAFITERFGFLFIILMNAALVFCLYIAISGYGDIRLGHQTETPEYSFGSWIGMLFSAGIGIGLLYWGTAEPLLHFAKPPTAEPSTVESAKEAMTYSFLHWGLHAWAVYAVVALGLAYFHYRRGLPLSIRSVLFPLIGQKIYGKWGHVVDTLAVFGTMFGVVTSLGLGVMQLETGLADIMGITPSLTLKIALIAGITACATLSVMAGLNKGVKLLSDVTIIGTLIMLGFMIVAGPTQFIFDSFVENVGNYTSSLVQVGLWNEAYADTNWQASWTIFYWAWWVSWSPFVGIFIARISRGRTIREFIFGVLFVPMLLLFLWFTTFGGVAIHMELSGDYGLTTAVLNDTGSAIFKFIEYYPFTQGLTVVILAMIVLWFVTSADSASLVVDMLTAGGNTNPPKVQRLFWVTSEGIIACILLAAGGLSALQAAAIVAGFPFAIVVLLMMYCLLRGLGRDRLTLYRKGQWYITEESAEHNSANQFVDEHLLAGPPTLNPPTPKTSAGKDNT, from the coding sequence ATAAATAAAGTAGCCATTGGACGACTTGGTATTTTTCCGCAAGTAAGCATACCTGTGTTTTTGACTTCTGCACTGCTGATTGTTATTTTTATGATTTTTGGCACTTTATTTAGCGAGATGGCAGGACAGCTCTTTAATAACGCCCAAGCCTTTATCACCGAACGATTTGGCTTTTTATTTATCATTTTGATGAATGCCGCTTTGGTGTTTTGTTTGTACATTGCCATTAGTGGCTATGGCGACATTCGCCTAGGTCATCAGACTGAGACCCCTGAGTATAGTTTTGGTTCGTGGATTGGCATGCTGTTTTCGGCAGGGATTGGGATTGGACTGCTCTATTGGGGCACAGCCGAGCCACTGCTGCATTTTGCCAAACCACCCACCGCCGAGCCTAGCACCGTGGAGAGTGCCAAAGAAGCCATGACCTACTCATTTTTACATTGGGGGCTACACGCTTGGGCGGTGTATGCCGTGGTCGCCTTGGGTTTGGCTTATTTTCATTATCGGCGCGGTCTACCCCTATCCATTCGCTCGGTCTTGTTCCCGCTCATCGGGCAAAAAATTTATGGCAAATGGGGTCATGTTGTTGACACCCTAGCAGTATTCGGCACCATGTTTGGGGTGGTAACATCATTAGGCTTAGGAGTCATGCAGTTAGAGACGGGACTGGCTGACATCATGGGTATTACCCCAAGTTTGACATTAAAAATCGCCTTGATTGCAGGGATAACCGCCTGTGCCACGTTATCAGTCATGGCAGGTCTTAATAAAGGGGTAAAACTACTTAGCGATGTTACCATCATCGGCACGCTCATCATGTTAGGCTTTATGATTGTTGCAGGTCCTACACAGTTTATTTTTGACAGCTTTGTTGAGAATGTGGGTAACTACACATCATCACTGGTACAAGTTGGTCTGTGGAACGAAGCTTATGCCGACACCAATTGGCAAGCATCTTGGACGATTTTTTATTGGGCATGGTGGGTAAGTTGGTCGCCTTTTGTGGGGATTTTTATCGCTCGCATTAGCCGTGGACGCACCATTAGAGAGTTTATTTTTGGAGTGTTGTTTGTTCCTATGCTACTGTTGTTTTTGTGGTTTACCACTTTTGGTGGGGTTGCCATCCACATGGAACTCTCTGGCGATTATGGCTTGACAACAGCGGTATTAAATGACACAGGCAGTGCTATTTTCAAATTCATTGAATACTATCCTTTTACCCAAGGCTTGACGGTCGTCATTCTTGCCATGATTGTACTGTGGTTCGTTACCAGTGCCGACAGTGCCAGTCTGGTCGTGGACATGCTTACCGCAGGGGGCAACACCAACCCACCCAAAGTGCAACGCCTGTTTTGGGTGACTTCCGAAGGCATTATCGCTTGTATCTTATTGGCAGCAGGGGGTTTGTCAGCACTACAAGCGGCGGCGATTGTGGCGGGCTTTCCCTTTGCCATCGTCGTGCTTTTGATGATGTACTGCTTACTGCGTGGCTTAGGGCGTGACAGACTAACCTTATATCGCAAAGGGCAATGGTACATCACCGAAGAGTCTGCCGAGCATAACAGTGCCAATCAGTTTGTGGATGAACATCTACTGGCAGGCCCACCAACCTTAAATCCGCCCACGCCCAAGACATCGGCAGGCAAAGATAATACATAA
- a CDS encoding sulfur transferase domain-containing protein → MSNTAPEFRITLSGQITPADVAELARMGVKTVVNNRPDFEEEGQPTSDEIEQACQAHGIVYKQIAFAGGMMDMNHVQAFADFFNETERPLHIFCRTGNRSNNLLTVAREKDLLDEE, encoded by the coding sequence ATGAGTAACACCGCCCCCGAATTTCGCATTACCCTATCAGGTCAAATCACCCCTGCTGACGTGGCAGAATTGGCTCGCATGGGCGTAAAAACCGTGGTAAACAACCGCCCAGACTTTGAGGAAGAAGGACAACCGACATCTGATGAGATTGAACAGGCGTGCCAAGCTCACGGTATCGTCTATAAACAAATCGCCTTTGCGGGCGGTATGATGGACATGAACCACGTCCAAGCCTTTGCTGATTTTTTTAATGAAACCGAACGCCCACTACATATCTTTTGCCGTACAGGCAACCGCTCAAACAACCTTTTAACGGTGGCACGAGAAAAAGATTTGCTTGATGAAGAATAG
- the dapF gene encoding diaminopimelate epimerase, with translation MLIEFTKMHGLGNDFMVIDLVTQRMNLTSELVRLLADRHLGVGFDQLLIVEPPSRPDVDFKYRIFNADGQEVAQCGNGARCFASFVQARKLSFKQRLRVETASGVITLTTDRYGWVQVDMGKPKFEPAEIPFAPQAITKVGNSYRLNVDGEPVQLYLANMGNPHAVILVDDVLTADVARLGKLIESHEAFPERVNVGFVQIVNQRHVRLRVYERGVGETQACGTGACAAVAVGVREGWIDEGVDVRVQLYGGSLAVRYQEGYSVMMTGPTSFVYEGVFSPDGLAAQAGINLTPTEDYDA, from the coding sequence ATGTTAATCGAATTTACCAAAATGCATGGTTTGGGCAATGACTTTATGGTGATTGACCTAGTGACACAGCGGATGAATCTAACAAGCGAGTTGGTGCGACTGCTTGCCGACCGCCATTTGGGCGTAGGTTTTGACCAACTGCTTATCGTTGAGCCACCGTCTCGTCCTGATGTGGATTTTAAATATCGTATTTTTAATGCTGATGGACAGGAAGTGGCACAGTGTGGCAATGGGGCAAGATGTTTTGCGTCCTTTGTGCAGGCTCGTAAACTCTCCTTTAAACAGCGTTTGCGTGTGGAGACAGCAAGCGGGGTCATCACGCTGACCACTGACCGTTATGGTTGGGTGCAGGTGGACATGGGTAAGCCCAAATTTGAGCCTGCCGAGATTCCTTTTGCTCCCCAAGCCATCACCAAAGTGGGTAATTCTTACCGCCTAAATGTCGATGGCGAGCCTGTTCAGCTCTACCTTGCCAACATGGGCAATCCCCATGCGGTCATTTTGGTGGATGATGTATTGACTGCCGATGTGGCACGTCTGGGCAAGCTCATCGAGAGTCATGAAGCATTCCCCGAGCGTGTCAATGTCGGTTTTGTCCAAATTGTTAATCAACGCCATGTCCGCTTGCGTGTCTATGAACGTGGTGTGGGCGAGACGCAGGCGTGTGGCACAGGTGCATGTGCGGCGGTCGCTGTGGGCGTGCGTGAAGGTTGGATTGATGAAGGGGTTGATGTGCGAGTTCAGCTCTATGGCGGTAGCCTTGCCGTGCGTTATCAAGAAGGCTACTCGGTGATGATGACAGGACCGACATCCTTTGTCTATGAAGGGGTGTTTAGCCCTGATGGACTGGCAGCACAGGCAGGGATTAACCTGACACCAACCGAAGATTATGACGCCTAA
- a CDS encoding nucleotidyltransferase domain-containing protein, whose protein sequence is MTNTDYHSQITHTLHTTCHAHAITPLHAIESGSRAWGFASFDSDFDVRLIYHHTPDWYLQIYDDKDTFEFINHELFDVPFDIGGWDIKKALVHIHKSNAVIFEWLNSPIIYHGDDEFIKEIKYIQSDFFNPQEVYHHYQGMAKKANGELDISRPIKLKKWCYLIRALLASLWIKEYQTMPPVCMNEMFGLLNPDDVDELNHIIYLKQSHGEKYLYELPLSMQILTKHLWQTTQDLTFDKKQKGDVGVLNELFRKIVFK, encoded by the coding sequence ATGACCAACACCGACTACCATAGCCAAATCACCCACACCCTACACACCACTTGCCACGCCCACGCCATTACACCATTACACGCCATAGAAAGTGGTAGTCGGGCATGGGGTTTTGCCAGTTTTGATAGCGATTTTGACGTACGGCTCATTTATCATCATACGCCCGATTGGTATTTGCAAATTTATGATGACAAAGACACGTTTGAATTTATCAATCATGAGTTATTTGATGTGCCATTTGATATTGGTGGTTGGGATATTAAAAAAGCGTTGGTACACATTCATAAATCCAATGCCGTGATTTTTGAATGGTTAAATTCGCCCATTATTTATCATGGCGATGATGAATTTATTAAAGAGATTAAATATATCCAATCAGACTTTTTTAATCCCCAAGAGGTTTATCATCATTATCAAGGCATGGCAAAAAAGGCAAATGGCGAGCTAGATATATCACGTCCGATAAAACTTAAAAAATGGTGTTATCTGATTCGTGCATTACTTGCAAGCCTATGGATAAAAGAATACCAAACCATGCCCCCTGTATGCATGAACGAAATGTTTGGCTTGTTAAATCCTGATGATGTTGATGAATTAAATCATATTATTTATTTAAAACAATCACATGGCGAAAAATATTTATATGAATTACCCCTATCCATGCAAATACTTACCAAACATCTTTGGCAAACAACCCAAGATTTAACTTTTGATAAAAAACAAAAAGGCGATGTTGGTGTGTTAAATGAGTTATTTAGAAAAATTGTTTTTAAATAA
- the tgt gene encoding tRNA guanosine(34) transglycosylase Tgt, translating into MKFTLHKTDTKTRARRGTVHLAHGDVATPAFMPVGTYGTVKGMLPRDIHAIGADIILGNTFHLWLRPTTSVIDEFGGLHDFIGWDKPILTDSGGFQVFSLGAMRKITEEGVHFRSPVDGSKVFLSPEISMQIQHSLNSDIVMQFDECTPYPATHIEAQKSLELSLRWGQRCLDEHHKLGNKNALFGIVQGSMYEDLRMQSLTALTDMPFDGYAIGGLSVGEPKDEMIKVLNYLPNRMPSDKPRYLMGVGTPSDIVEAVRRGVDMFDCVMPTRNARNGHLFTSTGAVKIKNAIHRHDKNPLDSECDCYTCQNFSRAYLHHLHKCGEMLSAQLNTIHNLRYYQNLMKGIRESLENETFDEFVATFYAKQGLDVPELGVC; encoded by the coding sequence ATGAAATTCACGCTACATAAAACCGACACAAAAACCCGAGCTCGCCGTGGCACGGTACACCTAGCTCATGGCGACGTCGCCACCCCTGCCTTTATGCCTGTGGGGACGTATGGCACGGTCAAGGGTATGCTTCCACGAGACATTCACGCCATTGGGGCGGACATTATTTTGGGCAACACCTTTCATCTGTGGCTACGTCCGACCACGAGCGTGATTGATGAATTTGGCGGATTGCATGATTTTATCGGTTGGGATAAGCCGATTTTGACCGATTCGGGCGGTTTTCAGGTGTTTAGCCTTGGTGCAATGAGAAAAATCACCGAAGAAGGCGTGCATTTTCGTTCGCCTGTGGACGGCTCAAAGGTGTTTTTGTCGCCTGAGATTTCCATGCAAATCCAACACTCCCTAAACTCCGACATCGTCATGCAGTTTGACGAATGCACGCCTTATCCTGCCACACACATTGAAGCCCAAAAGTCGCTTGAATTATCGCTTCGCTGGGGACAACGCTGTCTTGATGAACATCATAAACTGGGCAACAAAAACGCCCTGTTTGGTATCGTGCAAGGCAGTATGTACGAAGATTTGCGTATGCAGTCCTTGACCGCCTTGACCGACATGCCCTTTGACGGCTATGCCATTGGCGGACTGTCGGTGGGCGAACCAAAAGACGAGATGATAAAAGTATTAAATTATCTGCCAAACCGTATGCCGTCTGATAAACCACGCTATCTTATGGGTGTGGGAACACCGTCCGACATCGTGGAAGCGGTAAGACGGGGCGTGGATATGTTTGACTGTGTCATGCCAACCCGTAACGCCCGTAACGGACACCTGTTTACCAGTACAGGGGCGGTCAAGATAAAAAATGCCATTCATCGCCACGACAAAAATCCGCTAGATAGCGAATGCGACTGCTACACTTGCCAAAATTTTAGCCGTGCCTATTTGCACCATTTGCACAAATGTGGCGAAATGCTCTCAGCTCAGCTTAACACCATTCATAATTTGCGTTATTATCAAAATCTTATGAAAGGCATTCGTGAAAGCCTAGAAAATGAAACCTTTGATGAATTTGTGGCAACATTTTATGCCAAGCAGGGGCTTGATGTGCCTGAGCTTGGAGTGTGCTAA